A stretch of DNA from Allomeiothermus silvanus DSM 9946:
AGAGGTGCAAGCTACCCTAGGGAAAGTTGGGCTGAAAGGGAAAGCCTGGCGGGAAGGCGGGGTCGGCTTTGTGAGCGGAGCTAAGGTTGTGGGGATTGTCTAGCTTCAGTCTTTTGTAAGGAGACCCCAATATGGAACCGGATTGGAAGGCTGTAGCGGCGACCATCCGCCATCACTCTGCTACGTTTTACTACGGCAGCCTATTGTTCCGGGGAGAAGCCCGCAAGGGGATCTGGGCGGTTTATGCTGCTTGCCGCACCGGGGACGACGCAGTAGACGCGTCTTCCGATCCCGAAGGCGAACTCGAGCGCTGGTGGGAGGGGATAGAGCGGGCATACCAGGCCCGACCCCAACAGCCATGGGAGTGTGGTTTGGCGTGGGCTCTCGAGCGCTGGGAGATCCCTCAGGAGGCCTTTGCAGACATGCGGCAGGGTTTCGCTAGCGACCTCGAGCCCGTACGCCCGCACAACCTGGACGAACTGTTGCTGTACTGTTACCGTGTGGCGGGCACAGTGGGGCGGATGATCACCCCCATCGCTGGGGTACGCCTGGAGGGTGGAGGGGTGGAGGAGGCGGCTATAAAGCTAGGTCAGGCCATGCAGCTTACCAACTGCTTGCGCGACGTAG
This window harbors:
- a CDS encoding phytoene/squalene synthase family protein, with amino-acid sequence MEPDWKAVAATIRHHSATFYYGSLLFRGEARKGIWAVYAACRTGDDAVDASSDPEGELERWWEGIERAYQARPQQPWECGLAWALERWEIPQEAFADMRQGFASDLEPVRPHNLDELLLYCYRVAGTVGRMITPIAGVRLEGGGVEEAAIKLGQAMQLTNCLRDVGEDLAMGRVYLPAELMHRYGLGIDDLHQRTIQPPYVGLMRELASVARRLYREGLGGLRYLQQGRAAIALAALQYEGILDKLERSGWNNLSSRASLKTYERLLLLPRAIWIRANSA